The region ACAGCTGGGCGAAACTGCTTGACAAACAAAAATGCATCTTTTTGCTCGTGATATAAAAATATGCTAACGCTGTTCATCACCTTGACGCAGTCCCAGTCTCTTTGCAAGCCATTTTGTTTAAATTTCATCTTAAATGGCTTTAGGTATTTTGACTCACCAAGAGGTAAAATTTCTAAATTTGTTATAGTAGTATCCATTTTGCAAGTCCTAAAAAGCTAAAAAATCCTATCGCGTCTGTAAAAGTTGTAAGAATGACCGCTGAGCCAACGGCAGGATCGATGTTAAAGCGCCTTAGCGTCAAAGGTATGATCGTGCCAAAAAAACCAGCAAAGAATAAATTTGTAACCATACTAAGGCTAATAACCACGCCAAGCATGCCTTTGTCAAACCAAACAGCGGCGATGACGCCCATGATAGCGCCAAAGATGAGGCCATTTACGAGTGAGATAGTCACCTCACGCTTTAAAACGCTCTTTGCATCTTTAAATTCTATCTCGCCAAGTGCCAAACGACGAACCGTAACAGCAAGTGCTTGCGTGCCAGTGTTGCCACCCATTGAAGCAACTATTGGCATAAGCACGGCAAGTGCGACGTAAGCTGCGATCGTCTCATCAAAAAGTCCGATGATAGATGAGCTAAAAAGTGCTGTTAGTAAATTTATACCAAGCCAAACCGCACGACCACGACCAGCTTTAAATAGCGTATCATCCTCTTCTGACTCGTCATCAACGCCAGCTAGGTTATAAATTTGCTCTGTTGCGCTCTCTTGGATGTAGTCGTGGATATCATCATACGTGATACGACCTAGCAAAATTCCAGTGCTACTTGTAACTGCGATAACGTTTAGATCGTACTCTTGAAACATATCAGCGACATCTTGCATGAGATCCATATCGTTTGCCATGTGAGGCTTGTAGTGGTCGATCTGGGTTGATTCGATATTTTGTTTTAGCGTCTTTGTAAAGTCAAAAAGGATGAGATCTTCAAGCGGGATGGCGTATTGTAAGACGCTATTTTTATCGATGATGAAAAGCTGTGAGACGTTTTCTAGTTTGCCTTCTTGCTTCTCTTGTCTTAGTCTTGCAACTGCGCTGCCAAGCTTCTCTTCAAGATGAGCTGAAAATAGCTCTGTTTGCATGTGCGCACCAGCTCTATCTTCGTCGTAGCTTCTAAGTCTTAAAATTTCGTTTTGATTTTCTTTATCTAGCTCGTTAAAAAGCTCTCTAGCCTTGTCCTCATCGATATCTTCGATGTATTGAAGCAGGTCAGTCGCATCGTCACTCTCTAGCTCTTCAAGCGCTTCTACGATCTTTTCAGCTGGGAGCGTGTCGATCACGTCTTTTAGCATGTGATCAGGAAGCTCGATCGCCACATCACCCAAAATTTCAGGATCTAGCTTTTCAAGGTACTTGGCAAAAAGCTCTTCATCGTGCTTTTTAAGTGTTTTAAGATGCTGGGCTAGCTCGTATGCGGAGAGCTCACCGTCTTCTAAATTTTCATCTAAGTGCTGATCTATCAGCTCTTTTGCTTCTTCTAGTTCTTGGCTCAAGTTTTACCTTTAAAAATCTATTACGTTAGGGAAAAATTCCACCTTATGATACTCTTTGTCGTTGCTTAGAGCTTGTCTTATCAGCTCATCATTTCTATTTATGACTGCTTTAAATTTAGCAGACTCTTTTTTATCTTCTATATTTTTTACGACTTTGATGGCGCTTTCTGGATTGATCGGCTTGCCGCCTAGATAGAGGCCAAAGTGCAAGTGTGGGCCAGTGCTCATGCCGCTTGTGCCAACGTATGCTATTAGCGTGCCTTGTTTTACTTTAAGACCGCTTCTTATGCCCTTTGCAAAGCCGTTTAGGTGTGCGTAAAGTGTCTCGTAGCCACCAGCGTGAGAGATGATGACGGTTCTGCCATAACCGCTCTTTTGTCCGACAAATTTGACCGTGCCATCGCCTGCAGCCTTGATCGGTGTGCCTTTTGGAGCACCGTAATCAACTCCAAGGTGCGCTCTATATCTTTGAAGGATCGGATGCCATCTTTTTAGAGTGAAATTTGATGTGATCCTAGCGTTTGCAAGAGGGCGAACGAGCAAAAATTTATCGTTTTTTTTGCCATTTTTATCATAAAATTTATCTTCAAATTTATACATCACGTAGCGTTTGTTTTTAGTCTCTATCATCGCTGCGTAAATTTCAGGCGTGCCAAAAGAGCGCCCCATGCGTAGCTTTTGGTTATATACAATAGCGATCGTATCGCCTTTGTTTATCTTTTTAAAATCGATCCCGCTACCGCTAAAAACCTCTTTAAAACCAAGCGCTAGCGTGCCAGAGCCAGTGTAGTCAAAGATATCTTCAGAGACTGACTTATCTACTTTTAGGGCTAAAACTTTATCTTCGCTTTGGTATAAGATCGGGATAAACTCAAGCTGAAATTTGCCCTTGTCATCTCTATAAATATGTATCTGAAGCTCGTCGCTAACGGGGATGAGAGCTTGTTTAACCTCGCCGTTATCGTTTTTGTAAATTTGATATTTTGTGCCAGCGATGATCTCTTCTGTTAGCTCTTGATCTTCGCTTGCTAGGTTGTAGTAAAGTGAAAGTGGGATTTTATTTGTCTCTAAGAAATTTAAAAAGCTGCTGCCATTTGGCCAACTAAGCTCATCAACAGTTGGTTTTATGGCATATAAATTTATACATAATATTGCAAAAATCACAAATATACGAGGCATCGATATCCTTTTAAAAAGCTGGGAGGGATTTTAACTAAAACTTGCTTTAATTTTGCAAAAGATAAAGCATTTTAGGCTATAATCGCTCTAAAAATTTAAACTTAGGAGATATTTTTGAAACGTATAATCGTGATTTTATCACTGTTTTTTGGCTTTGCTTTTGGGGCTGATTTTTCTTTAAATGAGTATAGAACTCCTCTTATTAGCGTCGAGAGTGACGGCACAGCAACGATAGTTGATAGTCCTGAAATTTTGATCGGATCAAGCGGCGTCGTGCTCCATAAATTTGACACTGATAGCTCTATCATCGCAAGAGTGAGCGTTGTCTCAAAAAATGCTGGCTTTGCGAAGGTTAGATTTGAGGTGTTTGACCTACTTGAGCAAAAGGCTCTCCCTCTCCCTGGCATCGCACCTGCAAGTGGCGATATAGTCGTGCTAAACTACCTTTATAACCGCTCGCTAATCGTCGTGCCAAATAAAGAAATTTATGAAGAGGTTTTGGGCGCATTTCCTAATATGATATTTATCCACCCAGACCTTGTCGGAGCATACTTAAGCTACGAATACAAGCCAAACCCAAGCAGAGATGACTTTAGAAAAATGTGCGCTCAAAGTGCAGCTGGTCTTATCTTTGTTGCAATGGATGGCAGAAGCGTTTTTGCTGATTGCCAAAGCTTTAAGGTGCTAAAAGAGTTTAAAACTGGCGAGGTTGAGTACTATCAACTACCATTTTACACAAGAGTTAGCGACATAGACACTGTATTTTGGAAGCTAAATAGCGAGCACATCAATAACTACGACGCTCACTACGAAAAACTTTTTGAAGAAGATAACTGATAAATGAGCCGTTTGTCCTTAAGCAAGAGCGATTTAAAGAGTGGTTTAAATTTGCTAGCTGCTCTTAAGGACAAAGAGCTCTTTCACTACGCAGCAAGCCTTAGTTTTCACACGATCTTATCGATCATACCGATACTTCTTATATCGTTTTCTATCTTTACAAAACTGCCTAGCTTTGAGGATTATTACGCCAAAATTCAAGACTTTGTCTTCTCAGCTCTTTTGCCAAGCAATCAAGAGATCATCTCAAACTACTTGCAGAATTTTCTCCAAAATAGCGGAAATTTAGGCATGGTTGGCTTTGTGGCGATGATATTTACTTCGGCTATGTTTTTTAGCGATTATGAATACGTAGTCTTAAAAGTGACAAGAGCTAGCAAGGCTAGGGGATTTTGGTCGGCACTTAGCTCGTACTGGACGCTCATCACGCTTGCGCCACTCGGACTTGCTGGCAGTTTTTACCTCTCAAGCCTTGTGCAAGAGATGCTAAACTCGACTAAATTTACAAGCTGGATAAATTTCTTAAGCATCGTGCCATATCTCATCATCTGGGTGATATTTTGCGTCACCTATCTCATCTCAGTAAATGACGAGATAAAATTTAAAAGCGCGTTTTTTAGCTCGTTTGCCGCCTCGCTTGTTTGGTATCTTGGCAAGTCAGCCTTTGTCTATTACGTCCTTTACAACAAGACCTATCTAAGCGTCTATGGCTCGTTTTCAGCCGTGCTTTTCTTCTTTGTCTGGATCTACATCTCGTGGATCATCTTTTTATATGGGCTTAAGTTTTGCGCCTATCTCTCAAATAGCTCTAAATTTAAAGGATAAATTTATTGCCAGCTGGCTATTTTTGTAAATTTACCAGCTAGCAGGATATGTATTATTTTACGTGAAATTTTATGTATCTAGCGTTTAAACTCGCAAATTTCTATCTTAATATCAAGCTCTTTGCTAAATTTACTAACAGCCTTTTCAAGCTCGTCTTTATCAAAGCATATAAGATCAACATAAGAGTGCTTAGTGCCAGTAGCTGCGCCCATGCCCTCGCAAAAGCTGCTCCCTTCTAGCTCATCTTCTATCTTGTTTTTGCTATCAACACCAAACTGCACGTCGCCGTCGTGATACAATACTAAAAAGCAGAAATTTATACCAAGCTCGTAAGCTTCGTTATAGATATCGCTTTTGCCGTCATAGTACTCATTTAGAAGTGAGATTAGGCTTGTATATCCCATAAAAACATCATCTCTTAGCGCATCTGAGCGAGGTTCTAGCTCGTAAAAGCTAAACTGCTTAAGCGGTTCGCTTGATGCCTCTTTGCCAAATTTATCATCTATAAGATCGGCAAAGTCGGTAAGTGCGACGCCTTTTTCTCTTGGCTCATCTACGATCTCAAACTCCCCAAGCGTGTTTATCATCGCCGTCTCGCCAACAACGTTGTCGCAAAGTATAAAAGCTAGTGTGTAGGCTTTATTTTCATCTTCGCTTTTTAGCTTGCTTAAAGTCTCGTTGTATAGGCACATATCCACGCTTTTTTCTTCAAAATTTGCATAGACCATGACCTCGTTTGCATCAACACTCACGCCATACATCTGTATAGTTGCTACTTCGCGTGGTGCACGTGGTTTGCCAAGCGTGCAAGTAAGTTTTGCTTCATACTCTTTTGGCATGCGTGATTTGATAAATTTAAGCCAAAAAAGCCTATATTTCATCCCTTCTGGGGTGAGCACTAGATCGATCTTGTCATTAACAAGACCTATCATAAAGGTTGGATCTACTAAACATAAATTTAGTGCCTCTTCGGTCATTTTGCTCGCTGTTTCGTACTCTTTATCCTCTAAATTACGCTTGATGGCGTCTAAATTTTTACCAAATTCGCTCCAAAATTTATCAACTCTGCTAGCAAAGCTAGAACTCTTTTTAGAAAACCACATCTTTATCCTTTTTATTAAAATTTTCTACATTTCTTTGCGTATAAATTTTCATCGATGGAAACTCTAACGCACTTAGTTTATCAAAACCAACTTCGTTAAAAACACAGCCTGTATCGATATCTGCGCTATTTTTATAAAATTTTACCTCTTTTACTGGCGTGTGCCCATAGACGTTAAATATGCCCTCTACTTGCATCTCGTCGCCTCTGCCTGAGAGCAGGTGCCTTTTAAACTCTTCGCTAGCATATTTGTCATTTCTTAGCTCCCACATATTGCCAACGGCTGAGTGAGAGACGACTAGATGCTCGCCATTTTGAGTTTTGCAATCTTTAAATTCCAGATAAACTGGCCTGCTTTCTAAAAAATCCACATGCCTTTGCTTAAACTCTACGCTTTGTCCAAGATATGATCTATACGTCGCTTCGCCGCCGTTTCCAAAAAACCAGCTCCTGTCAAATGGCACTTTGTTGTTTAGAAATTCAAATTTATTGCTAAGTAGCCTTCGCTCGTGATTTCCCATTACCATTTTATAGTCATTTTGCATGATAAGCTCGACCACGTCGCAGCTAAAAAGCCCCCGATCTATCACGTCGCCAACAAAGCAAATTTGAGATTTTTCTTTGTTTGGAAACTGCTTTATAAGCTCTAAAAGTGTGTTAAAACAGCCGTGAACATCGCCGATAATGTAAATTTGCTCGCTCAAATTTTCTCCTTTGGCGCAAATTTTAGTCTATTAAACTTAAAAATAAAGATTGTTATTTGTTGATAAATTTAGAATGAAATTTTATTTATGAAATTTAAAGCAGTAGGGGGGGCAAAACCCCCTAAAATCATTGTGCGTAAAAGCCGCTTACTTTGCCAGTGAGATCTATCATGATGTTTTTCATCTGAGTGTAGTGCTCAAGGATGATCTTGTGCGTCTCACGGCCGATACCTGAGTTTTTATATCCGCCAAATGGGCTTCCTGCTGGGATTTGGTTATAGGTGTTGATCCAGACCCTGCCAGTCTCCATAGACCTTGCTACACGGAGCGCTTTTGTGATGTCTTGCGTGAAAATTCCGCCACCAAGGCCGTATTCGCTATCATTTACCATTTTGATAAGCTCGGCTTCATCTTTAAATTTGATGACGACGCCAACTGGTCCAAAAATTTCTTCCTGAGACACTCTCATATCGTTTGTCACATCAACTAGCAGCGTTGGCTCGACAAATGCGCCATTGTCGCAACCATTTGCAGTGTAGGCCTTGCCTCCGACTGCTACTTTTGCACCTTCTTTTTTGCCGATCTCGACATATTCTAGAATTTGCTCGGCTTGTTTTTTATTGATCTGAGAGCCCATTTGAGTCTTAGGATCAAGCGGATCGCCAACTTTTATAGTGCTAAATTTCTTAACCGCAGCCTCGATAAATTTGTCATAAAAGCTCTCTTCTACGAAAATTCTAGACCCTGCGCAGCAAACTTGACCTTGGTTAAACAAAATTCCAAGCTGAAGTCCGTCAAGCGCCTTGTCTAAATTTGCGTCGCTAAAGAAGATATTTGCGCTCTTGCCGCCAAGCTCAAGTGTGGCTGGGATGATACGGCGAGCCGCAGCTATGGCGATATCACGGCCAATCTCGGTTGAGCCAGTAAATGCTAGCTTGTCAAGGCCTGGGTGGTTTTTGATCCACTCGCCGCTCTTGCTGCCTCTGCCTGTTACTATATTTATAAGGCCTTTTGGCAAAATTTTATCTATCAGTCTAAATAGCTCAAGCACGCTTAGGCTTGTCTCGCTTGAAGGCTTAAATACGCTAGCATCGCCTGCTGCGATAACTGGAGCTAGCTTCCAAGCTGCCATTAGAAATGGAAAATTCCAAGGCACGATCTGACCCACAACGCCTATTGGCTCGCGCAAAACGATAGAGAGTTGCTTCTCATCAAGCACATTTGCGCTGCCTTCTTCGCCCATGATAACGCCAGCAAAGTACCTAAAATGCTCGGCTGCAAAAGGAATATCGACATTTAGTGTCTCACGGATCGGCTTGCCGTTGTCCATGCTTTCAACTTTTGCTAAGTGTTCTTTGTGCTCGTCGATGATATCAGCGATCTTGTTTAGCAGCTTTGCGCGCTCGCTAACTGTGGTGTGTTTAAATTTATTAAAAGCCTCACGTGCAGCACGAACTGCGTCATTTACATCTTCTTCGGTAGCGTCAGCGA is a window of Campylobacter concisus DNA encoding:
- the mgtE gene encoding magnesium transporter, with the protein product MSQELEEAKELIDQHLDENLEDGELSAYELAQHLKTLKKHDEELFAKYLEKLDPEILGDVAIELPDHMLKDVIDTLPAEKIVEALEELESDDATDLLQYIEDIDEDKARELFNELDKENQNEILRLRSYDEDRAGAHMQTELFSAHLEEKLGSAVARLRQEKQEGKLENVSQLFIIDKNSVLQYAIPLEDLILFDFTKTLKQNIESTQIDHYKPHMANDMDLMQDVADMFQEYDLNVIAVTSSTGILLGRITYDDIHDYIQESATEQIYNLAGVDDESEEDDTLFKAGRGRAVWLGINLLTALFSSSIIGLFDETIAAYVALAVLMPIVASMGGNTGTQALAVTVRRLALGEIEFKDAKSVLKREVTISLVNGLIFGAIMGVIAAVWFDKGMLGVVISLSMVTNLFFAGFFGTIIPLTLRRFNIDPAVGSAVILTTFTDAIGFFSFLGLAKWILL
- a CDS encoding peptidoglycan DD-metalloendopeptidase family protein, with product MPRIFVIFAILCINLYAIKPTVDELSWPNGSSFLNFLETNKIPLSLYYNLASEDQELTEEIIAGTKYQIYKNDNGEVKQALIPVSDELQIHIYRDDKGKFQLEFIPILYQSEDKVLALKVDKSVSEDIFDYTGSGTLALGFKEVFSGSGIDFKKINKGDTIAIVYNQKLRMGRSFGTPEIYAAMIETKNKRYVMYKFEDKFYDKNGKKNDKFLLVRPLANARITSNFTLKRWHPILQRYRAHLGVDYGAPKGTPIKAAGDGTVKFVGQKSGYGRTVIISHAGGYETLYAHLNGFAKGIRSGLKVKQGTLIAYVGTSGMSTGPHLHFGLYLGGKPINPESAIKVVKNIEDKKESAKFKAVINRNDELIRQALSNDKEYHKVEFFPNVIDF
- a CDS encoding YihY family inner membrane protein produces the protein MSRLSLSKSDLKSGLNLLAALKDKELFHYAASLSFHTILSIIPILLISFSIFTKLPSFEDYYAKIQDFVFSALLPSNQEIISNYLQNFLQNSGNLGMVGFVAMIFTSAMFFSDYEYVVLKVTRASKARGFWSALSSYWTLITLAPLGLAGSFYLSSLVQEMLNSTKFTSWINFLSIVPYLIIWVIFCVTYLISVNDEIKFKSAFFSSFAASLVWYLGKSAFVYYVLYNKTYLSVYGSFSAVLFFFVWIYISWIIFLYGLKFCAYLSNSSKFKG
- a CDS encoding aldehyde dehydrogenase family protein, coding for MKLLEKYGLFIDGEWRDAKDGATLDAKNPANGEHLAKIADATEEDVNDAVRAAREAFNKFKHTTVSERAKLLNKIADIIDEHKEHLAKVESMDNGKPIRETLNVDIPFAAEHFRYFAGVIMGEEGSANVLDEKQLSIVLREPIGVVGQIVPWNFPFLMAAWKLAPVIAAGDASVFKPSSETSLSVLELFRLIDKILPKGLINIVTGRGSKSGEWIKNHPGLDKLAFTGSTEIGRDIAIAAARRIIPATLELGGKSANIFFSDANLDKALDGLQLGILFNQGQVCCAGSRIFVEESFYDKFIEAAVKKFSTIKVGDPLDPKTQMGSQINKKQAEQILEYVEIGKKEGAKVAVGGKAYTANGCDNGAFVEPTLLVDVTNDMRVSQEEIFGPVGVVIKFKDEAELIKMVNDSEYGLGGGIFTQDITKALRVARSMETGRVWINTYNQIPAGSPFGGYKNSGIGRETHKIILEHYTQMKNIMIDLTGKVSGFYAQ
- a CDS encoding plasminogen-binding N-terminal domain-containing protein, which translates into the protein MKRIIVILSLFFGFAFGADFSLNEYRTPLISVESDGTATIVDSPEILIGSSGVVLHKFDTDSSIIARVSVVSKNAGFAKVRFEVFDLLEQKALPLPGIAPASGDIVVLNYLYNRSLIVVPNKEIYEEVLGAFPNMIFIHPDLVGAYLSYEYKPNPSRDDFRKMCAQSAAGLIFVAMDGRSVFADCQSFKVLKEFKTGEVEYYQLPFYTRVSDIDTVFWKLNSEHINNYDAHYEKLFEEDN
- a CDS encoding metallophosphoesterase, with protein sequence MSEQIYIIGDVHGCFNTLLELIKQFPNKEKSQICFVGDVIDRGLFSCDVVELIMQNDYKMVMGNHERRLLSNKFEFLNNKVPFDRSWFFGNGGEATYRSYLGQSVEFKQRHVDFLESRPVYLEFKDCKTQNGEHLVVSHSAVGNMWELRNDKYASEEFKRHLLSGRGDEMQVEGIFNVYGHTPVKEVKFYKNSADIDTGCVFNEVGFDKLSALEFPSMKIYTQRNVENFNKKDKDVVF